Proteins co-encoded in one Juglans regia cultivar Chandler chromosome 16, Walnut 2.0, whole genome shotgun sequence genomic window:
- the LOC109006503 gene encoding UDP-rhamnose/UDP-galactose transporter 3-like, with translation MEKERKSSTVAVSDVGAWAMNIISSVGIIMANKQLLSSSGFAFTFATTLTGFHFSVTALVGWLSTAAGYSAASKHIPMWELLWFSIVANTSIAGMNFSLMLNSVGFYQISKLSMIPVVCVMEWIIHGKRYSKEVKMAVAVVVVGVGICTVTDVKVNAKGFLCSCVGVICSSLQQISIGSLQKKYSVGSFELLSKTAPLQALSLLVVGPVIDYYLTGKLLSNYKLSSGAIFFILLSCSLAVFCNMSQYLCIGRFSAVSFNVLGHMKTVCVLTLGWILFDSELTPKNILGMLLAIIGMVVYSWAVEVEKQAGTKIIAMKHSISEEDSHLLKGENGEGLEKDVELGKSLE, from the exons ATGGAGAAGGAGAGGAAATCATCGACTGTAGCAGTGTCGGATGTTGGAGCATGGGCTATGAACATTATAAGCTCTGTAGGCATTATCATGGCCAACAAGCAGCTTCTTTCCTCTTCTGGTTTTGCTTTCACCTTCG CAACAACTTTAACTGGCTTCCACTTTTCTGTGACTGCATTGGTTGGTTGGTTGTCTACTGCTGCCGGTTATTCTGCTGCATCAAAGCACATCCCGATGTGGGAGCTTCTTTGGTTTTCAATTGTTGCCAACACTTCAATCGCTGGAATGAACTTCAGCCTCATGCTGAACTCTGTTGGATTTTACCAG ATTTCAAAATTAAGTATGATTCCTGTTGTTTGTGTGATGGAATGGATTATTCATGGCAAACGTTATTCAAAGGAAGTCAAGATGGCTGTTGCAGTTGTTGTTGTTGGGGTGGGCATCTGTACAGTAACAGATGTGAAAGTTAATGCCAAAGGTTTTCTCTGTTCCTGTGTTGGAGTTATATGTTCATCCTTGCAACAAATT TCGATTGGTTCCTTACAGAAGAAGTACTCAGTAGGCTCTTTTGAATTGCTAAGCAAGACAGCTCCATTACAAGCTCTCTCCCTTCTTGTTGTTGGTCCAGTAATCGATTATTACCTTACAGGAAAACTTCTATCAAACTACAAGCTGTCTTCTGGTGCAATT TTTTTCATACTACTCTCTTGCTCTCTGGCTGTATTCTGCAATATGAGTCAGTATCTCTGTATTGGACGCTTCTCTGCTGTCTCCTTCAATGTTTTAGGTCACATGAAAACAGTATGTGTCCTGACATTGGGGTGGATACTCTTTGATTCAGAGTTGACACCGAAAAACATCCTCGGCATGCTGCTTGCCATTATCGGCATGGTTGTGTATAGTTGGGCAGTGGAGGTTGAGAAGCAAGCTGGTACCAAGATCATTGCCATGAAACACAGTATATCAGAAGAGGATTCACACCTTTTGAAGGGGGAAAATGGAGAGGGTCTAGAGAAGGATGTAGAACTTGGCAAGTCTTTAGAATAG
- the LOC109006687 gene encoding chloride channel protein CLC-e has product MRSLEWTWRFANLKRHCFYQKPPGPPLLLISASFCNKISLQSLNNSLSSPVYNCSSYTEPGIGLRPPSALPDGGKFDEDDMGADGSKEEDEKQQLRSVATASAISVAEESNSATILSSCLVGLLTGVAVVLFNNAVHEIRDFSWDGIPYRGASWLRDEPTQVIWKQVILVPACGGLIVSLLNLLRADPSLQSDQRDSSPPPSSAPTISLSLPNNVKAALRPFLKAVAACVTLGTGNSLGPEGPSVDIGTSIAKGVGTLFDKSPNRKLSLVAAGSAAGIASGFNAAVAGCFFAVESVLWPSPAESSVSLTNTTSMVILSAVIAAVVSEIGLGSEPAFKVPEYDFRSPSELPLYLLLGMLCGFVSLILSRCTSYMLVIVENLHSSIGIPRALFPVMGGLTVGLIALAYPEILYWGFENVDILLESRPFVKGLSADLLLQLVAVKIVATSLCRASGLVGGYYAPSLFIGAATGMAYGKFISLAVAQSNSLIHLSILEVASPQAYGLVGMAATLAGVCQVPLTAVLLLFELTQDYRIVLPLLGAVGLSSWITSGQTRRIDVKEIKKIKQNSSTTTPQPEMSSSSTIGASSSALAEKASYMSNLCEVESSLCINDSDIEAKELEKRIFVSEAMRTRYVTVLMSSTLNDTVSLMLTEKQSCAMIVNDHNILIGLLTLGGIEEFSKIVKARSKRTKELLVSEMCTLDGEICRVPWTATPGMDLLSVQIIMNKHGVSQVPVIEDVEDHRGHLVGLLDAECIDLTCRALATREFLS; this is encoded by the exons atGCGGAGTTTGGAATGGACATGGCGCTTCGCCAATTTGAAGCGCCACTGTTTCTATCAGAAGCCACCAGGCCCTCCGCTCCTCCTCATCTCCGCCTCTTTCTGCAACAAAATTTCACTCCAATCTCTCAACAACTCGTTGTCGTCACCGGTGTACAATTGCAGTAGCTATACGGAACCCGGGATTGGACTCAGGCCTCCCTCTGCTCTGCCTGATGGTGGAAAGTTCGATGAGGATGATATGGGTGCGGACGGAAgtaaagaagaagatgaaaaacagCAGCTCAGAAGCGTGGCAACGGCTTCAGCAATTTCCGTCGCAGAAGAATCTAATTCGGCGACGATACTATCCTCTTGCTTGGTTGGTCTTCTTACAGGCGTTGCCGTTGTGCTCTTCAATAACGCA GTGCACGAGATACGTGACTTTTCCTGGGATGGGATTCCGTATCGAGGTGCCTCGTGGTTGAGAGATGAGCCCACTCAAGTGATATGGAAGCAAGTCATTTTGGTCCCTGCTTGTGGGGGCCTCATTGTGAGCTTGTTGAACCTGCTTCGAGCTGATCCTTCTCTGCAATCGGACCAACGAGACTCTTCTCCTCCCCCTTCTTCCGCACCAACCATTTCACTTTCGCTGCCTAATAATGTTAAGGCTGCTTTGAGACCATTTTTAAAGGCAGTCGCTGCTTGTGTCACCCTCGGCACGGGGAATTCCTTAGGGCCTGAAGGTCCTAGTGTTGATATAGGCACTTCCATTGCCAAAGGTGTTGGCACTTTGTTCGACAAAAGTCCCAATAGAAAGCTCTCCCTTGTGGCTGCGGGATCAGCTGCTGGAATCGCTTCCG GGTTCAATGCTGCTGTAGCTGGTTGTTTTTTCGCTGTGGAGTCAGTGTTGTGGCCATCACCAGCAGAGTCGTCCGTATCGCTTACAAATACCACTTCTATGGTTATACTTAGTGCAGTAATAGCTGCTGTAGTTTCCGAAATTGGTCTTGGTTCTGAACCAGCATTTAAGGTTCCAGAATATGACTTCCGCTCACCTAGtg AGCTCCCACTATACTTATTGCTGGGTATGCTATGCGGCTTCGTTTCATTGATCTTATCTAGGTGCACGTCATACATGTTGGTAATTGTTGAGAATCTTCACAGTTCCATTGGCATACCACGGGCTTTGTTCCCTGTAATGGGAGGCCTAACTGTTGGCTTGATAGCCTTGGCATATCCTGAAATCCTTTACTGGGGTTTTGAGAATGTTGACATTTTGTTAGAATCTCGACCATTTGTTAAAGGTTTATCAGCTGATCTATTGCTTCAGCTGGTAGCAGTCAAAATAGTAGCAACCTCTTTGTGCCGGGCCTCTGGATTAGTGGGAGGCTACTATGCCCCATCCCTCTTTATTGGTGCTGCAACAGGAATGGCATATGGGAAATTCATTAGTCTTGCAGTTGCTCAATCCAATTCTCTGATTCATCTCTCGATATTGGAAGTGGCATCACCCCAAGCATATGGCCTG GTTGGAATGGCTGCTACTCTTGCAGGGGTGTGTCAGGTTCCTCTCACTGCAGTTTTATTGCTTTTCGAATTGACACAAGACTATCGGATAGTTCTACCGCTACTTGGAGCAGTAGGACTATCCTCATGGATTACTTCTGGACAGACGAGAAGAATTGATGTCaaggagattaaaaaaatcaagcaAAATAGTTCTACTACAACCCCACAACCTGAAATGTCTTCCTCTTCTACAATTGGCGCATCTTCTTCTGCACTCGCTGAAAAGGCATCTTATATGAGTAACCTTTGTGAAGTTGAAAGTTCACTTTGTATAAATGATTCTGATATTGAAGCCAAAGAGTTAGAAAAGAGAATATTTGTTTCTGAAGCCATGAGAACAAGATATGTTACTGTCTTGATGAGCAGTACACTTAATGACACAGTGAGTCTCATGCTTACAGAGAAGCAGTCCTGTGCAATGATTGTTAATGATCATAACATCTTGATTGGTTTACTGACACTTGGAGGCATTGAAGAGTTCAGCAAAATTGTGAAAGCAAGAAGCAAAAGAACCAAG GAGCTTTTGGTATCTGAAATGTGTACTTTGGATGGAGAAATATGTCGAGTACCATGGACTGCTACACCTGGGATGGATCTTCTTTCTGTTCAAATTATCATGAATAAGCATGGTGTGAGTCAAGTACCAGTTATAGAGGATGTTGAAGATCACCGAGGGCACTTAGTTGGCCTGTTAGATGCAGAATGTATCGATCTAACTTGCAG AGCTCTAGCAACTAGAGAATTCCTAAGCTAA
- the LOC109006685 gene encoding tetraketide alpha-pyrone reductase 1, translating to MDGKLESKGKVCVTGASGFLASWLIKRLLLSGYHVIGTVRDPGNEKKSAHLVRLEGARERLRLVKADLMEEGSFDDAIMGCHGVFHIASPVLKPSSDPKAEILEPAIQGTLNVLSSCKKNPSLRRVVLTSSSSTARARDDFDPNIPLDETSWSSVELCERLQIWYVLSKTLAERAAWDFCNKNGIDLVTVLPAFVIGPSLPPDLCSTASDVLGLLKGETEKFQWHGRMGYVHIDDVALCHILVYEHEAAFGRYLCSSTVVDNNELASLLAARYPSLPIPKRFEQLNRPYYELNTSKLESLGFKFKSIQEMFDECIASLVEHGYLSV from the exons ATGGATGGGAAGCTCGAATCTAAGGGCAAAGTTTGTGTGACAGGGGCTTCTGGCTTTCTGGCTTCTTGGCTAATTAAGCGACTTCTCTTGTCTGGATATCATGTCATTGGAACTGTTAGAGATCCAG GAAATGAGAAGAAATCAGCGCATCTGGTGAGGTTGGAAGGAGCGAGGGAGAGACTCCGGCTGGTGAAGGCTGATCTAATGGAAGAGGGCAGCTTTGACGATGCAATCATGGGATGCCATGGTGTTTTCCACATTGCTTCTCCTGTGCTGAAACCTTCATCTGATCCAAAG GCAGAAATCTTGGAACCGGCTATTCAGGGTACACTAAACGTTCTAAGTTCATGCAAAAAGAATCCATCTCTAAGGCGTGTAGTTCTcacctcatcttcttcaaccGCGAGGGCAAGAGATGATTTTGACCCCAATATACCTTTGGATGAAACATCTTGGAGCTCTGTCGAACTCTGCGAGAGACTACAg ATATGGTATGTTTTATCAAAAACGCTGGCTGAAAGGGCAGCATGGGATTTCTGCAACAAAAATGGGATCGACCTGGTGACCGTACTGCCCGCATTCGTCATTGGACCCAGTTTGCCACCAGACTTGTGTTCTACTGCATCAGATGTGCTTGGCTTACTTAAAG GGGAAACGGAGAAATTCCAATGGCATGGAAGGATGGGATATGTCCACATAGATGATGTAGCACTTTGCCACATCCTTGTCTACGAACATGAAGCTGCTTTCGGACGATACCTTTGTAGCTCTACTGTTGTAGATAATAATGAGTTAGCATCCTTGTTAGCTGCTCGATATCCTTCCCTGCCTATTCCAAAAAG gtttgaGCAACTAAACAGACCATATTATGAATTGAACACATCGAAGTTGGAGAGTTTGGGATTCAAGTTCAAATCAATACAAGAGATGTTTGATGAGTGCATTGCATCCCTGGTGGAGCATGGTTACCTTTCTGTCTAG